The Candidatus Delongbacteria bacterium genome contains a region encoding:
- the ftsY gene encoding signal recognition particle-docking protein FtsY, with protein MNLLKRLSQAMTRTREELGGRLRELLGTGRRVDAAMLDELEEILLSADLGLDTTEKVIEALRQRIRGDADTPLEQLIEEELLALLHGATAELRQPAPGEPRVVLVVGVNGSGKTTTAAKLAARGKAEGRSVLLVAADTFRAAAAEQLEVWAGRAGVDLVRAAAGADPAAVAFDGLSAALARGHDLVLVDTAGRLHNKKNLMLELDKITRVLSRKVPTAPHEVLLVLDGTTGQNALSQARIFTEATGVTGLVLTKLDGTARGGIALAIHQELGIPVRWIGVGEQLQDLEPFDASLYARALFEGLTALE; from the coding sequence ATGAATCTGCTGAAACGCCTGAGCCAGGCCATGACCCGCACGCGCGAGGAGTTGGGCGGGCGGTTGCGCGAACTGCTGGGCACCGGCCGGCGGGTGGACGCGGCCATGCTCGACGAGCTCGAGGAGATCCTGCTCTCCGCCGACCTGGGGCTGGACACGACGGAAAAGGTGATCGAGGCCCTGCGCCAGCGCATCCGCGGCGACGCGGACACGCCGCTGGAGCAATTGATCGAGGAGGAGCTGCTGGCCCTGCTGCACGGTGCCACCGCCGAGCTGCGCCAGCCCGCTCCGGGCGAACCCCGTGTGGTGCTCGTGGTGGGCGTCAACGGCAGCGGCAAGACCACCACGGCGGCCAAACTGGCGGCCCGGGGCAAGGCCGAGGGCCGCAGCGTACTGCTGGTGGCCGCGGACACCTTCCGCGCTGCGGCGGCCGAGCAGCTGGAAGTCTGGGCCGGGCGGGCGGGCGTGGATCTGGTGCGCGCCGCGGCCGGGGCGGACCCGGCGGCCGTGGCCTTCGACGGGCTGAGCGCGGCCCTGGCGCGCGGCCACGACCTGGTGCTGGTGGACACGGCGGGACGCCTGCACAACAAGAAGAACCTCATGCTGGAACTGGACAAGATCACGCGCGTGCTGAGCCGCAAGGTGCCCACGGCCCCCCACGAGGTGCTGTTGGTGCTGGACGGCACCACGGGGCAGAACGCCCTCAGCCAGGCGCGGATCTTCACGGAGGCCACGGGCGTGACCGGCTTGGTCCTCACCAAACTGGACGGCACGGCCCGGGGCGGGATCGCCCTGGCCATCCACCAGGAGCTGGGCATCCCCGTGCGCTGGATCGGCGTGGGCGAACAGTTGCAGGACCTGGAGCCCTTCGACGCCAGCCTCTACGCGCGGGCCCTGTTCGAGGGGCTGACCGCCCTCGAGTGA
- a CDS encoding NAD(+)/NADH kinase: MSPSSAADTPGWCPPPGAVLGIMGSARPEGLREIWPGLRRGLEAQGLRFQLARELVVRAAFRDHELGPSCLAVRPEAELGPGLDLLLSLGGDGSLLAAVGLVGDTLPVMGLHMGSMGYLTATTPDQLARSLEDLAAGRLREERRMMLRVSVEEAGHPGVERLSADALNDVVVSSGLPGRVVRLVTRINDETLFMVTGDGLIHATPTGSTAYNLGGGGPILDPGMEAIVLTPVMPHSVSVRPIVVAPGSRIETRIRSRHGCMELSVDGRLNRSLSEDAVVRVERSPKVARLLKPRLPGFIGVLRDKLKWNQEEDA, from the coding sequence ATGAGCCCCTCGTCCGCGGCGGACACGCCGGGCTGGTGTCCGCCCCCCGGCGCCGTGCTGGGCATCATGGGCTCCGCCCGGCCGGAGGGTCTGCGCGAAATCTGGCCCGGGCTGCGGCGCGGGCTGGAGGCCCAGGGCCTGCGCTTCCAGCTGGCCCGCGAGCTGGTGGTGCGCGCCGCCTTCCGCGACCACGAACTGGGACCCTCCTGCCTGGCCGTGCGGCCGGAGGCCGAGCTGGGTCCCGGGCTGGATCTGCTGCTCAGCCTGGGCGGCGACGGTTCGCTCTTGGCCGCCGTGGGCCTGGTGGGCGACACGCTGCCCGTGATGGGCCTGCACATGGGCTCCATGGGCTACCTGACGGCCACCACGCCCGACCAGCTCGCCCGCAGCCTGGAGGACCTGGCCGCGGGCCGGCTGCGCGAAGAGCGGCGCATGATGCTGCGCGTGAGCGTGGAGGAAGCCGGCCACCCGGGCGTGGAGCGGCTCAGCGCCGACGCCCTGAACGACGTGGTGGTGAGCAGCGGCCTGCCCGGCCGCGTGGTGCGGCTGGTGACGCGGATCAACGACGAGACTTTGTTCATGGTCACCGGCGATGGGCTGATCCACGCCACGCCCACGGGCTCCACGGCTTACAACCTGGGCGGGGGCGGGCCGATCCTCGATCCCGGGATGGAGGCCATCGTGCTCACGCCCGTGATGCCGCACTCGGTCAGCGTGCGGCCCATCGTGGTGGCGCCGGGCTCGCGCATCGAGACGCGGATCCGCTCGCGCCACGGCTGCATGGAGCTGAGCGTGGACGGTCGGCTGAACCGCTCGCTCTCCGAGGACGCCGTGGTGCGCGTGGAGCGCTCGCCCAAAGTGGCGCGGCTGCTCAAGCCCCGCCTGCCGGGCTTCATCGGCGTGCTGCGCGACAAGTTGAAATGGAACCAGGAGGAAGACGCATGA
- the xseB gene encoding exodeoxyribonuclease VII small subunit, which produces MSEAPATFEEALERLEEIVQKLEEGEIGLEESLAAYREGMLLHRFCQERLRHVEEELLTVLREAPAGEDAAAPALQP; this is translated from the coding sequence ATGAGCGAAGCGCCGGCCACCTTCGAAGAGGCCCTGGAGCGGCTGGAAGAGATCGTCCAGAAGCTCGAAGAGGGCGAGATCGGGCTGGAGGAGAGCCTGGCCGCCTACCGGGAGGGCATGCTCCTGCACCGCTTCTGCCAGGAGCGCCTGCGCCACGTGGAGGAGGAGCTGCTCACGGTGCTGCGCGAGGCGCCGGCGGGCGAGGACGCCGCCGCGCCGGCGCTCCAGCCATGA
- the xseA gene encoding exodeoxyribonuclease VII large subunit, with the protein MSPTQRSRPDPDRVWPLHELAREFSARLEEDWPPLWVQGEISGLKLHAASGHRYFTLKDERSQFPAVLWRSRLAPGAPEPRDGQRVEALVQLVFYGPQGRLQLDVQRLRGTGQGELLQAFLELKERLAREGLFDPARKRPLPAYPRHIGLLTSESGAALQDMLKVFRRRWPGLRCSLLPVPVQGPQAGPALARGLQRLAAWPGLELDLIILGRGGGSFEDLYCFNDEALLRAIATCPLPVVSAVGHEIDTPLSDLAADLRAPTPTAAAELCVPDLIQVLERVERDGRRLTQSLRLRLERENRRLRAARTHRALAEPLRRFHETRQALDEQGQSLRAALSGRLGRSEEGLRAAQRRLRGALERGQSGAATRLQGWPRRLATLAARLGREAREREERQAARLDPLLRRRLEDLSRRLAEAGRGLERLEAGRLAALALRLGFARVRDEDGRPVERAGALQPGQRIELGFQDGRARARVDEISKEDA; encoded by the coding sequence GTGAGTCCTACCCAGAGATCCCGCCCCGATCCGGACCGGGTCTGGCCGCTGCATGAGTTGGCGCGGGAGTTCTCCGCCCGGTTGGAGGAGGACTGGCCCCCGCTCTGGGTGCAGGGCGAGATCTCAGGTCTGAAGCTTCATGCTGCCTCGGGCCATCGCTACTTCACCCTGAAGGACGAGCGCTCCCAGTTTCCGGCCGTGCTCTGGCGCAGCCGGCTGGCGCCCGGCGCCCCCGAGCCCCGGGACGGCCAGCGCGTGGAGGCCCTGGTCCAGCTGGTGTTCTATGGCCCCCAGGGTCGCCTGCAGCTGGACGTGCAGCGGCTGCGGGGCACGGGCCAGGGCGAGCTGCTCCAGGCCTTTCTGGAGCTCAAGGAGCGCCTGGCCCGGGAGGGTCTGTTCGACCCGGCCCGCAAGCGGCCCCTGCCCGCCTATCCCCGCCACATCGGCCTGCTCACCTCGGAATCCGGCGCTGCCCTGCAGGACATGCTCAAGGTCTTCCGGCGCCGCTGGCCGGGCCTGCGCTGCAGCCTGCTGCCGGTGCCCGTCCAGGGTCCCCAGGCCGGTCCGGCGCTGGCCCGCGGGCTGCAGCGGCTGGCTGCTTGGCCGGGGCTGGAGCTGGACCTGATCATCCTGGGCCGTGGCGGCGGCTCCTTCGAGGATCTCTACTGCTTCAACGACGAGGCCCTGCTGCGGGCCATCGCCACCTGCCCGCTGCCCGTGGTCTCCGCCGTGGGCCATGAAATTGACACGCCGCTGAGCGATCTTGCCGCCGACCTGCGGGCCCCCACCCCCACGGCGGCGGCGGAACTCTGCGTGCCCGACCTGATCCAGGTGCTGGAACGCGTGGAGCGCGACGGGCGGCGCCTGACCCAGAGCCTGCGGCTGCGCCTGGAGCGCGAGAACCGACGCCTGCGGGCGGCGCGCACGCATCGGGCGCTGGCCGAGCCCCTGCGCCGGTTCCACGAGACGCGCCAGGCGCTGGACGAGCAGGGGCAGAGCCTGCGCGCAGCCTTAAGCGGCCGGCTGGGTCGCTCCGAAGAAGGACTGCGGGCCGCCCAGCGGCGCTTGCGCGGCGCCTTGGAGCGCGGCCAGTCGGGGGCGGCCACCCGCCTGCAGGGCTGGCCGCGACGTCTGGCGACCCTGGCCGCGCGGCTGGGCCGCGAGGCCAGGGAGCGCGAGGAGCGCCAGGCGGCCCGGCTGGATCCGCTGCTGCGGCGCCGGCTGGAGGACCTGTCCCGCCGACTGGCGGAGGCGGGCCGGGGGCTGGAGCGGCTGGAGGCGGGGCGGCTGGCGGCCCTGGCCCTGCGGCTGGGGTTCGCCCGGGTGCGAGACGAGGACGGCCGGCCCGTGGAGCGCGCCGGCGCGCTGCAGCCCGGCCAGCGGATTGAGCTGGGCTTCCAGGACGGGCGGGCCCGGGCCCGGGTGGACGAGATTTCCAAGGAGGATGCATGA
- a CDS encoding HU family DNA-binding protein has protein sequence MNREALVEAVTTTSGLSREEVKVVLENLLNTISDELCKGGRVELRGFGVFSIQERRPRPARNPRSGETVWLEERRVASFKPAQKLKQRIQDHQA, from the coding sequence ATGAATCGAGAAGCCCTGGTGGAGGCGGTCACCACCACGAGCGGATTGTCCCGCGAGGAAGTCAAGGTCGTGCTGGAAAACCTGCTGAACACCATCTCGGACGAGCTCTGCAAGGGCGGCCGGGTGGAACTGCGCGGGTTTGGCGTGTTCAGCATTCAAGAGAGGCGCCCGCGGCCGGCCCGCAACCCGCGTTCGGGCGAGACCGTCTGGCTGGAGGAGCGCCGCGTGGCCAGCTTCAAGCCGGCCCAGAAGCTCAAGCAGCGTATCCAGGATCATCAAGCCTGA
- a CDS encoding LysM peptidoglycan-binding domain-containing protein, which produces MWESRTGWTRAVTNLFAVSLLASTLFTASCTTLRPALQATASPELATPPDTLSSADQYYLLRSRFQQAEGLSQTGQDVAALDSLRDLMLDLRQPGVRMDSLRWALQLDVVRQMAALLEKTGPDPSEDEGYRSVDFQVQLLSDSLSAYASAPDSLLQAVLVPSAADQESDSLLAEVLQAPDSLALRRISMPDIPDCDRREVQQMVDYFVSGRGRRFYQIWLDRYPKVAPTIRQVLQEEGMPEDLIFLAMIESGFRISATSRAKAKGPWQFIPGTATLFDLRVDYWMDERLDLERATRAACRFLRRLYDRYDDWYMAMAAYNWGPGNIDRAIKRGADDYWSITRMPSETRNYVPTYLAARRVFQEAELHGFSLEQPVDLPELDVLEVAGCIHINRLAELFELNQESLRESNLHLVQGSTPPDGGHIYVPAESSQRCRDLLLELPESAFQDWVRHKVRKGETVTGIAQRYGVSASELRTVNKLSRRSKLKSGRVLLIPLSTQEREPREERAEAEPRKSTRKAGSKTQTRSDGLPVHKVRRGEVLDRIARTHGLSVAKLMDWNQLKRADRIYPGQELLLADPDSVEQVDERSTELADAGQENLSRRESARSAGRESASPPKASKGQKTRTHVVRAGDTAGAIAAKYGISVKQLVQANGLGRRAKIVTGQRLRIPGKAADTAGGQRQLVHVVKSGESLWALARQYKVKVTDLKRWNNLRGNEIHAGSRLVIILSEEG; this is translated from the coding sequence ATGTGGGAAAGCCGCACGGGATGGACGCGCGCCGTCACGAACCTATTCGCCGTCTCCCTGTTGGCCAGTACCCTGTTCACCGCCTCCTGCACGACCCTGCGTCCGGCCCTCCAGGCGACAGCCAGCCCGGAGCTGGCGACCCCGCCGGACACCCTCAGCTCCGCCGACCAGTACTACCTGCTGCGCAGCCGCTTTCAGCAAGCGGAGGGCCTGTCCCAGACCGGCCAGGACGTGGCGGCCCTGGACAGCCTGCGCGACTTGATGCTCGACCTGCGCCAGCCCGGCGTGCGGATGGACTCCCTGCGCTGGGCCCTCCAGTTGGACGTGGTGCGGCAGATGGCCGCCCTGTTGGAGAAAACAGGTCCCGATCCTAGCGAGGATGAGGGCTACCGCTCGGTGGACTTCCAGGTGCAGCTGCTCAGCGACAGCCTGAGCGCCTACGCCTCCGCGCCGGATTCCCTGCTGCAGGCCGTGTTGGTGCCCAGTGCGGCCGACCAGGAGAGCGATTCCCTGCTCGCCGAGGTGCTGCAGGCGCCGGACAGCCTGGCCCTGCGCCGGATCTCCATGCCGGACATTCCGGACTGCGACCGGCGCGAAGTGCAGCAGATGGTGGACTACTTCGTCAGCGGTCGGGGCCGGCGCTTCTACCAGATCTGGCTGGACCGCTATCCCAAGGTGGCCCCCACCATCCGCCAGGTTCTGCAGGAAGAAGGCATGCCCGAGGACCTGATCTTCCTGGCCATGATCGAATCCGGCTTCCGGATCTCGGCCACCAGCCGGGCCAAGGCCAAGGGTCCCTGGCAGTTCATTCCGGGCACGGCCACGCTCTTCGACCTGCGCGTGGACTACTGGATGGACGAGCGGCTCGACCTGGAACGCGCCACGCGCGCCGCCTGCCGTTTCCTGCGCCGTCTCTACGACCGCTACGACGACTGGTACATGGCCATGGCCGCCTACAACTGGGGGCCGGGCAACATCGACCGCGCCATCAAGCGCGGCGCCGACGACTACTGGAGCATCACGCGCATGCCCAGCGAGACCCGCAACTACGTGCCCACCTATCTGGCGGCTCGCCGGGTCTTCCAGGAGGCCGAACTGCACGGCTTCAGCCTGGAGCAGCCCGTGGACCTGCCCGAGCTGGACGTGCTCGAGGTCGCCGGCTGCATCCACATCAACCGCCTGGCCGAGCTCTTCGAGCTGAACCAGGAGTCTCTGCGCGAATCCAACCTGCACCTGGTGCAGGGGAGCACGCCCCCCGACGGCGGCCACATCTACGTGCCGGCGGAATCCTCCCAGCGCTGCCGCGACCTGCTGCTGGAGCTGCCCGAATCCGCCTTCCAGGACTGGGTCCGCCACAAGGTGCGCAAGGGCGAGACGGTGACGGGCATCGCCCAGCGTTACGGCGTGAGCGCGTCGGAACTGCGCACTGTCAACAAGCTCAGCCGGCGCTCGAAGCTCAAATCCGGGCGCGTCCTGCTGATTCCGCTCTCCACCCAGGAACGCGAGCCCCGCGAGGAGCGGGCCGAGGCCGAGCCGCGCAAGAGCACGCGCAAGGCCGGGTCCAAGACCCAGACGCGTTCCGACGGCCTGCCCGTCCACAAGGTCCGGCGCGGCGAGGTGCTCGATCGCATCGCCCGCACCCATGGCCTCAGCGTGGCCAAGTTGATGGACTGGAACCAGCTCAAGCGCGCGGACCGGATCTACCCCGGCCAGGAGCTGCTGCTGGCGGATCCGGATTCCGTGGAGCAGGTCGACGAGCGGAGCACGGAGTTGGCGGATGCCGGCCAGGAGAACCTCTCCCGCCGGGAATCGGCCCGCAGCGCCGGGCGCGAGAGTGCGTCGCCCCCCAAGGCCAGCAAGGGCCAGAAGACCCGCACCCACGTGGTGCGGGCCGGCGACACCGCGGGTGCCATCGCCGCCAAGTATGGGATCAGCGTCAAGCAACTGGTGCAGGCCAATGGTCTGGGGCGCCGGGCCAAGATCGTCACGGGCCAGCGTCTGCGCATCCCGGGAAAAGCGGCGGACACTGCGGGCGGCCAGCGGCAACTGGTGCACGTCGTCAAATCCGGCGAGAGTCTGTGGGCCCTGGCCCGGCAGTACAAGGTCAAGGTCACAGATTTGAAGCGTTGGAATAACTTGCGCGGCAACGAGATCCATGCGGGCAGCCGCCTGGTGATCATTCTATCGGAGGAAGGATGA
- a CDS encoding cystathionine gamma-synthase family protein — protein MSMHRRSALTGRPFAPDTLMMGYGYDPFLSEGSVKPPVFLTSTFVFRNAEEGKRYFQWAYGLKERDPNSDPEMGLIYSRLNNPDLEILENRLACWESADLSLVFSSGMSAITTTVLALVKPGQEIISTNPVYGGTDFFFEHICPRLNITVHRVCAGSDTPAKVEALLKERAGRVRLVHVETPSNPTNSLVDIRALARVIKQTGEAPPDSEILLMVDNTFLGPLFQQPLTLGADLSVYSATKFIGGHSDLVAGALMGSHKLLKEVAVFRTILGTMAEPFTCWLLMRSLETLDVRMRRQQENARRLVTLLKAHPAVARVYYPGELGETQNAIWQRQCSGSGSLIAFEVQGGEAEAFQVLNRVEICKMAVSLGGTESLIEHPSTMTHSDLDEETKASAGITPAMIRLSVGLENIEDLEADLRSALAVLE, from the coding sequence ATGAGCATGCACCGCCGCTCCGCCCTCACGGGCCGGCCCTTCGCCCCCGACACGCTGATGATGGGCTACGGCTACGATCCCTTCCTCTCCGAAGGCTCCGTCAAGCCGCCGGTCTTCCTCACCAGCACCTTCGTGTTCCGAAATGCGGAAGAGGGCAAGCGCTACTTCCAGTGGGCCTACGGCTTGAAAGAGCGCGACCCGAACAGCGATCCGGAGATGGGCCTGATCTATTCGCGGCTCAACAACCCGGACCTGGAGATCCTTGAGAACCGGCTGGCCTGCTGGGAGAGCGCCGATTTGAGCCTGGTCTTTTCCAGCGGCATGTCGGCCATCACCACCACCGTGCTGGCGCTGGTCAAGCCCGGCCAGGAGATCATCAGCACCAATCCCGTCTACGGCGGGACGGACTTCTTCTTCGAGCATATCTGCCCGCGCCTGAACATCACGGTCCACCGGGTCTGTGCCGGCAGCGACACGCCGGCCAAGGTCGAGGCCCTGCTCAAAGAGCGCGCCGGACGCGTGCGGCTGGTCCACGTGGAGACGCCCTCCAACCCCACCAACTCGCTGGTGGACATCCGGGCCCTGGCCCGCGTCATCAAACAGACGGGCGAGGCTCCGCCGGACTCGGAAATCCTCCTGATGGTGGACAACACCTTCCTCGGGCCGCTCTTCCAGCAGCCGCTCACCCTGGGGGCGGACCTCTCCGTCTACAGCGCCACCAAGTTCATCGGCGGCCACAGCGACCTGGTGGCCGGCGCGCTGATGGGCTCGCACAAGCTGCTCAAGGAGGTGGCGGTCTTCCGCACCATTCTGGGCACCATGGCCGAACCCTTCACCTGTTGGCTCCTGATGCGCAGCCTGGAGACCCTGGACGTGCGCATGCGCCGGCAGCAGGAGAACGCCCGGCGGCTGGTGACCCTGCTCAAGGCCCACCCCGCCGTGGCGCGCGTCTACTATCCGGGCGAATTGGGGGAGACCCAGAACGCCATCTGGCAGCGCCAGTGCTCGGGCTCGGGCAGCCTGATCGCCTTCGAGGTCCAGGGCGGCGAGGCCGAGGCCTTCCAGGTCCTCAACCGGGTGGAGATCTGCAAGATGGCCGTCTCGCTGGGGGGCACGGAGAGCCTGATCGAACACCCCTCCACCATGACCCACAGCGATCTGGACGAGGAGACCAAGGCCAGCGCGGGCATCACGCCGGCGATGATCCGCCTCTCCGTCGGCCTGGAGAACATCGAGGACCTGGAGGCCGACCTGCGCTCGGCTCTGGCGGTCCTGGAGTAA
- a CDS encoding glycosyltransferase family 9 protein, with product MRTLVIHTAFPGDLILLTPLLDRLRREPDLEWLGLVTRPSCGSLFQGDPRLDELILYDKRGADAGWAGFRRLVRRMRSHQVDRVICPHRSLRSSALAWSSGAFERVGFSSAVGSLVYTELVFDARRLHEIDRNLSLAGPLEEGAEPARPSLYADPLEEARVRDLFEARGLVLPVALAPASLWETKRWPARHFGTLADRVMEASAADIVLLGGPGDRALCTEVADQVHGCRKGRVHVLAGELELRESFQALRLCRLAVVNDSAPLHLAQAAGIPTFALFGSTIPGFGFGPRGPRDRVFQLKLDCIPCGIHGHRRCPLGTLACLSELDPESVARAVVEEINQPAAGGSAA from the coding sequence ATGCGCACCCTCGTCATCCACACCGCCTTTCCCGGCGACCTGATCCTCTTGACCCCGCTGCTGGACCGCCTGCGGCGGGAGCCCGACTTGGAGTGGCTGGGCCTGGTGACCCGGCCGAGCTGCGGCTCCCTGTTCCAGGGCGATCCGCGCCTGGATGAGCTCATTCTCTACGACAAGCGCGGCGCCGACGCCGGCTGGGCGGGTTTCCGCCGCCTGGTGCGCCGGATGCGCAGCCACCAGGTGGACCGGGTGATCTGCCCGCACCGCAGCCTGCGCTCCAGCGCGCTGGCCTGGAGCAGCGGGGCCTTTGAGCGGGTGGGTTTCTCCAGCGCCGTGGGCAGTCTGGTCTACACCGAGCTGGTCTTCGACGCCCGCCGCCTGCACGAGATCGACCGCAACCTCAGTCTGGCCGGTCCGCTGGAGGAGGGCGCGGAGCCCGCGCGCCCCAGCCTCTACGCCGATCCGCTGGAGGAGGCCCGCGTCCGCGATCTGTTCGAGGCCCGCGGCCTGGTGCTGCCCGTGGCCCTGGCGCCGGCCTCCCTCTGGGAGACCAAACGCTGGCCGGCCCGGCACTTCGGCACCCTGGCGGATCGGGTGATGGAGGCCAGTGCGGCGGACATCGTCCTGCTTGGCGGCCCGGGCGACCGCGCCCTCTGCACCGAGGTGGCGGATCAGGTCCACGGCTGCCGCAAGGGTCGCGTGCACGTGCTGGCCGGCGAGCTGGAGCTGCGCGAGAGCTTCCAGGCCCTGCGCCTCTGCCGCCTGGCCGTGGTCAACGACAGCGCGCCCCTGCACCTGGCCCAGGCCGCCGGCATCCCCACCTTCGCCCTGTTCGGTTCCACCATCCCCGGTTTCGGCTTCGGCCCGCGCGGCCCGCGCGACCGGGTCTTCCAACTGAAGTTGGACTGCATTCCCTGCGGCATCCACGGCCACCGGCGCTGCCCACTGGGCACCCTGGCCTGCTTGAGCGAGCTGGATCCCGAGAGCGTGGCCCGGGCCGTGGTGGAAGAGATCAACCAGCCCGCCGCCGGAGGGTCGGCCGCGTGA
- a CDS encoding lysophospholipid acyltransferase family protein, producing the protein MKAFLLHALVALLLRLPYPALLALGRAMGWLWFHLIPVRRALMLANLHKAFPDSTPAWRRRVCRDCMTHFATMGLELFWLPRMDHEWQAQRVRFLAPEVARRLLERGRGLMGVGGHLGNWEVMGIGCVDLGLDVSYIVKRIHDPVLDEIVNRARAGHGVEIIFSRDASRGVLKHFRRNRLIAFLSDQDARSHGVFVPFFGHPASTPKGAAVYALRLGVPLMFVNCVRVPGGRFEVEFLEVPLDEGWTFCDEHVEALTARYTALLEERVRRTPAQWFWMHRRWKTQPEA; encoded by the coding sequence ATGAAAGCCTTCCTGTTGCACGCGCTGGTGGCCCTGCTGCTGCGGCTGCCCTATCCCGCGCTGCTGGCGCTGGGGCGGGCCATGGGCTGGCTCTGGTTCCACTTGATCCCCGTCCGGCGCGCGCTGATGCTGGCCAATCTGCACAAGGCCTTTCCCGACTCCACGCCGGCTTGGCGCCGCCGGGTCTGCCGGGACTGCATGACCCACTTCGCCACCATGGGCCTGGAGCTCTTCTGGCTGCCGCGGATGGACCACGAATGGCAGGCCCAGCGGGTGCGCTTCCTCGCTCCGGAAGTGGCCCGGCGCCTGCTGGAGCGGGGCCGGGGCTTGATGGGCGTGGGCGGCCACCTGGGCAACTGGGAGGTGATGGGGATCGGCTGCGTGGACCTGGGGCTGGACGTGAGCTACATCGTCAAGCGGATCCACGACCCCGTCCTGGACGAGATCGTCAACCGCGCGCGCGCCGGGCACGGGGTGGAGATCATCTTTTCCCGCGACGCCTCGCGCGGCGTGCTGAAGCACTTCCGCCGCAACCGGCTGATTGCTTTCCTCTCCGACCAGGACGCGCGCAGCCACGGCGTCTTCGTGCCCTTCTTCGGCCACCCGGCCTCCACGCCCAAGGGCGCGGCGGTCTACGCCCTGCGGCTGGGCGTGCCGCTGATGTTCGTCAACTGCGTGCGCGTGCCCGGCGGCCGCTTCGAGGTGGAGTTCCTCGAGGTGCCCCTTGACGAAGGCTGGACCTTCTGCGACGAACACGTCGAGGCCCTGACCGCGCGCTACACGGCCCTGCTGGAGGAGCGCGTGCGCCGCACGCCCGCGCAGTGGTTCTGGATGCACCGCCGCTGGAAGACCCAGCCGGAGGCTTGA